From Pandoraea vervacti, the proteins below share one genomic window:
- a CDS encoding glutathione S-transferase: MQLIGMLDSPYVRRVAICLKLLGLPFEHRPLSVFRTFDEFAGINPVVKAPTLVTDDGTVLMDSTLILQYLESRVDPAQRLVPVEPAAHVRSLRLSGLALAACEKSVQLVYERELRPSEKRHAPWTDRVRTQVHAAFHALEKELAQVPVVATPDQIGEHGVTIAVAWRFHQMMLPEIDFSRDFPEIEKFSAQAEALPAFRETPPV; encoded by the coding sequence ATGCAGTTGATAGGAATGCTGGATTCCCCGTATGTTCGCCGTGTCGCGATTTGTCTGAAGTTGCTGGGCCTGCCTTTCGAGCACCGTCCGTTGTCCGTATTCCGGACGTTCGACGAGTTCGCCGGCATCAACCCTGTCGTGAAGGCGCCCACGCTCGTGACCGACGACGGTACGGTGCTGATGGACTCCACGCTGATCCTGCAATACCTCGAATCGCGGGTCGATCCTGCGCAGCGGCTGGTGCCTGTCGAGCCGGCGGCGCATGTGCGCTCGCTGCGTTTGAGCGGACTGGCGCTCGCGGCATGCGAGAAGTCCGTGCAACTCGTGTACGAGCGTGAACTGCGCCCGAGCGAAAAGCGCCATGCGCCGTGGACAGACCGCGTGCGCACGCAGGTCCATGCGGCGTTTCATGCGTTGGAAAAGGAACTGGCGCAAGTGCCGGTCGTGGCAACGCCCGATCAGATTGGCGAGCACGGCGTCACGATCGCCGTGGCGTGGCGTTTCCATCAAATGATGCTGCCGGAAATCGATTTCAGCCGCGACTTTCCGGAGATCGAAAAGTTTTCGGCGCAGGCCGAAGCCTTGCCGGCGTTTCGCGAGACGCCGCCGGTGTGA